One stretch of Mustelus asterias chromosome 21, sMusAst1.hap1.1, whole genome shotgun sequence DNA includes these proteins:
- the LOC144508992 gene encoding putative G-protein coupled receptor 139 — MINILGQPFIELQKVYYIALCALGIPGNLFAIYIICHRACSFSKTTTIYLTALAVSDSVCLIWAAILNLTKLWLGPNASWVYTPWWCISIILEYGTILCSVWIIMAFTIERYIVLTNKRLKYHITKPKNALWAVATVVILSYISAFLAFLMNKFVRRTSASNRSTLMNYTSDWHGECALFNNTHFPKIIWLQTVISGGIPYLLILIFSILIAYRLYAKTKIHSEFENTTFKLTRIKIKKSLQILLVVSFTAVALGLPRFISECLPDDFGGVNYFDYNTMTNMIPDILFMLQWFNSAINFWLFSSASSAFRQECVVILTSHACRKQTSKSVATVPVDTLKTVFSKNYCCTERT; from the exons ATGATTAATATATTGGGACAACCATTCATTGAGCTTCAGAAAGTATATTACATAGCGTTATGTGCTCTTGGAATTCCAG GAAATTTGTTTGCGATTTATATAATCTGTCATCGAGCATGCAGTTTCTCAAAAACTACAACCATTTATTTGACTGCACTGGCTGTGTCGGACAGCGTCTGCTTAATCTGGGCAGCTATTCTGAATCTGACCAAGTTATGGCTGGGCCCAAATGCCAGTTGGGTCTATACACCTTGGTGGTGCATATCCATCATTTTAGAATATGGCACCATTCTGTGCTCAGTCTGGATTATCATGGCGTTCACCATCGAAAGGTACATCGTTTTAACCAATAAAAGATTGAAGTACCACATAACTAAACCAAAGAATGCTCTGTGGGCAGTGGCAACTGTCGTGATCCTTTCCTACATATCGGCATTCCTGGCTTTCTTGATGAATAAATTTGTAAGAAGAACATCTGCATCAAACAGATCCACTTTAATGAATTACACCAGTGACTGGCATGGAGAATGTGCCCTGTTCAACAATACACACTTCCCAAAGATTATTTGGCTGCAGACGGTGATATCTGGCGGTATTCCTTATCTTTTAATCCTTATCTTCAGTATCCTGATTGCTTATCGGTTATACGCAAAAACCAAGATTCATTCAGAATTCGAGAACACAACTTTCAAACTCACCAGGATAAAAATTAAAAAGTCTCTTCAGATTCTGCTGGTTGTCTCATTTACGGCTGTTGCTCTCGGTCTCCCCAGGTTCATTTCCGAATGTCTGCCAGACGACTTTGGTGGAGTGAATTATTTTGATTACAACACGATGACAAACATGATACCGGACATCTTGTTTATGCTCCAATGGTTTAATTCTGCGATAAACTTTTGGCTCTTTAGCTCTGCATCGTCTGCTTTCCGCCAGGAGTGTGTGGTTATTCTCACCAGCCATGCTTGTAGGAAACAGACTTCGAAGAGTGTAGCAACAGTACCTGTTGATACCTTAAAGACAGTGTTCAGCAAAAACTATTGTTGCACTGAACGAACATAG